From the genome of Primulina eburnea isolate SZY01 chromosome 12, ASM2296580v1, whole genome shotgun sequence, one region includes:
- the LOC140807572 gene encoding wound-induced protein 1-like, whose protein sequence is MRLLTGEHDSQFRFSPHRLSAFGPTVLAEGFDQSRSIAWVHAWTVADGIITQVREYFNTSLTVTRFGNTNAPTGAVPLSCTSLWESNLPDWVGKAVPGLVLAI, encoded by the coding sequence ATGCGCCTCCTCACCGGGGAACATGACTCTCAGTTCCGGTTCTCGCCGCACCGCCTCTCCGCCTTCGGCCCCACCGTCCTGGCAGAAGGGTTCGACCAGTCCCGCTCCATTGCGTGGGTTCACGCTTGGACCGTGGCCGATGGGATAATCACCCAAGTGAGGGAGTACTTCAACACCTCGCTCACAGTCACCCGGTTCGGGAACACGAATGCACCGACCGGCGCCGTGCCGCTGAGTTGCACGTCCTTATGGGAGAGCAATCTTCCTGACTGGGTCGGGAAAGCCGTCCCAGGGCTTGTGCTCGCCATATGA
- the LOC140808042 gene encoding uncharacterized protein, whose amino-acid sequence MGKSIPAAHRIEHFAKVIASNITSLRRPTQSAFNSKIPRPISSSNSGPKSRHRLKLNNRDMEVAENSERQRRVPLVEVVNDCVSRWFQDTLKEAKAGDTAMQVLVGQMYYSGYGVARDAQKGRAWIGRAAKSRSSVWKVGDKHPGYNASDSDSDDAKEDAK is encoded by the exons atgggAAAATCAATTCCAGCTGCACACAGAATCGAACACTTTGCAAAAGTCATCGCCTCCAACATCACCAGCCTCCGCCGCCCCACCCAATCGGCATTCAACTCCAAAATTCCCCGACCCATATCCTCCTCGAACTCAGGGCCGAAGTCTCGACACAGGCTGAAGCTTAACAATCGAGACATGGAGGTGGCGGAAAACTCGGAACGGCAGCGGCGGGTACCGCTGGTGGAGGTGGTGAACGACTGCGTCAGCCGGTGGTTTCAGGATACGCTTAAAGAGGCCAAAGCTGGTGACACTGCCATGCAGGTGCTCGTTGGCCAGATGTATTATAGCGGATATGGTGTAGCCAGAGATGCCCAGAAG GGAAGAGCTTGGATTGGCAGGGCCGCAAAGAGTCGGTCTTCTGTGTGGAAAGTTGGCGATAAGCATCCAG GTTACAATGCCAGTGATTCAGATTCTGATGATGCAAAGGAAGATGCCAAATAG
- the LOC140807063 gene encoding arogenate dehydrogenase 1, chloroplastic-like isoform X2: MSSPSKNTLKIGIVGFGPFAQFLAKTMIKQGHSITATSRSDYSNLCTQMGISFFRNMNDFLESDNDVILFCTSILSLSQVISTIPFNFLKKPALFADVLSVKEHPRDLMLQVLPHESDVLCTHPMFGPDSGKHGWNGLPFMYDKVRIRNEDICSSFLQIFASEGCKMMEMTCEEHDKSAARTQFVTHFIGRLLGQMEIERTPIDTLGFQKLVEVVVLRNAKSRTKDC; this comes from the exons ATGTCATCCCCTTCAAAAAATACTCTGAAAATAGGCATTGTTGGGTTTGGACCCTTTGCACAATTCTTGGCAAAGACCATGATCAAACAAGGCCATAGCATCACTGCTACTTCAAGATCGGACTACTCAAATCTCTGCACTCAAATGGGAATCTCGTTTTTCAG GAATATGAACGATTTTCTTGAATCAGACAATGATGTTATACTGTTCTGCACATCAATACTATCCCTATCACAAGTCATCAGCACAATCCCATTCAATTTCTTGAAAAAACCAGCACTCTTCGCGGATGTGCTCTCAGTGAAAGAGCATCCGAGGGACCTCATGCTACAA GTATTGCCTCATGAGTCGGATGTGTTGTGCACGCATCCCATGTTTGGTCCTGACAGTGGGAAACATGGATGGAATGGCCTTCCTTTCATGTATGATAAAGTTCGAATCAGGAACGAAGATATATGCTCCAGTTTCCTGCAGATTTTTGCAAGCGAG GGTTGCAAGATGATGGAAATGACTTGTGAAGAACATGATAAATCAGCTGCAAGAACTCAATTTGTCACTCACTTTATTGGCAG ACTTTTGGGACAGATGGAAATTGAACGAACGCCCATCGACACACTGGGATTTCAGAAGCTAGTTGAAGTG GTAGTGTTGCGAAATGCCAAATCAAGAACAAAAGATTGTTAG
- the LOC140807063 gene encoding arogenate dehydrogenase 1, chloroplastic-like isoform X1, whose amino-acid sequence MSSPSKNTLKIGIVGFGPFAQFLAKTMIKQGHSITATSRSDYSNLCTQMGISFFRNMNDFLESDNDVILFCTSILSLSQVISTIPFNFLKKPALFADVLSVKEHPRDLMLQVLPHESDVLCTHPMFGPDSGKHGWNGLPFMYDKVRIRNEDICSSFLQIFASEGCKMMEMTCEEHDKSAARTQFVTHFIGRLLGQMEIERTPIDTLGFQKLVEVKESSMRDSLDLFGGLFIHNRFSKEELRKLELAFETTKQLLRKGKDEKQEPSIQTLQLTEQEVNL is encoded by the exons ATGTCATCCCCTTCAAAAAATACTCTGAAAATAGGCATTGTTGGGTTTGGACCCTTTGCACAATTCTTGGCAAAGACCATGATCAAACAAGGCCATAGCATCACTGCTACTTCAAGATCGGACTACTCAAATCTCTGCACTCAAATGGGAATCTCGTTTTTCAG GAATATGAACGATTTTCTTGAATCAGACAATGATGTTATACTGTTCTGCACATCAATACTATCCCTATCACAAGTCATCAGCACAATCCCATTCAATTTCTTGAAAAAACCAGCACTCTTCGCGGATGTGCTCTCAGTGAAAGAGCATCCGAGGGACCTCATGCTACAA GTATTGCCTCATGAGTCGGATGTGTTGTGCACGCATCCCATGTTTGGTCCTGACAGTGGGAAACATGGATGGAATGGCCTTCCTTTCATGTATGATAAAGTTCGAATCAGGAACGAAGATATATGCTCCAGTTTCCTGCAGATTTTTGCAAGCGAG GGTTGCAAGATGATGGAAATGACTTGTGAAGAACATGATAAATCAGCTGCAAGAACTCAATTTGTCACTCACTTTATTGGCAG ACTTTTGGGACAGATGGAAATTGAACGAACGCCCATCGACACACTGGGATTTCAGAAGCTAGTTGAAGTG AAGGAGAGTTCAATGAGAGATAGTCTTGATCTCTTCGGTGGCCTGTTTATCCACAATAGATTCTCCAAAGAAGAG CTGAGGAAGTTAGAACTTGCATTTGAGACAACCAAGCAGCTGCTGCGTAAGGGGAAGGATGAGAAGCAGGAACCGAGCATTCAAACCTTGCAGCTGACAGAACAAGAAGTGAACCTCTGA